The Spirulina subsalsa PCC 9445 region AGGGAGCTTGACTGCGAGAGAGACATTTCGAGCAGGTAGGAAACTAGGCCTTAGTGATCCGACGGCGCTGAGTGGAAGGGCCGTCGCTCAACGGATAAAAGTTACTCTAGGGATAACAGGCTGATCTCCCCCAAGAGTCCACATCGACGGGGAGGTTTGGCACCTCGATGTCGGCTCATCGCAACCTGGGGCGGAAGTACGTCCCAAGGGTTGGGCTGTTCGCCCATTAAAGCGGTACGTGAGCTGGGTTCAGAACGTCGTGAGACAGTTCGGTCCATATCCGGTGCAGGCGCAAGAGCATTGAGAGGAGCCTTCCTTAGTACGAGAGGACCGGGAAGGACGCACCGCTGGTGTACCTGTTGTCGTGCCAACGGCAAACGCAGGGTAGCTATGTGCGGAGCGGATAACCGCTGAAAGCATCTAAGTGGGAAGCCCACCTCAAGATGAGTGCTCTGTTTGGGTTAACCAAGTAAGGTCACGGGCAGAACACCCGTTACATAGGCGTTCGGTGGAAGTCCTGCAAGGGATGAAGCCAAGGCGTACTAACAGACCGAGGGCTTGACCTCTTTCTTCTATGCAGTCTTGAGGGGATTCTCCCCCGGCTTGGTGAGTTTAGCCTAGCGGTCCCACTCCGATCCCTTCCCGAACTCGGTTGTGAAACGCTAGCGCGGCTACGATACTTTGAGGGTTGCCTCCTGGGACAATCGCTCCTTGCCAGGCCTAAATATTCTCCACAACGCTCTACTGCTTTTTCAGTGGGGCGTTTTGGTTTTGATGTGCAGATTAATATTGTTTATTGTTTTAAGTTAAGTACAGATAATTTTTTGACCATAACGCCGAAATTCATCATCTAAATGGTACAGAGAATTGCGGATATATTGCCTTAACTCTACCGCAGGTTTTAAGCAGTGTTCTTGATATTCTGTTGGGGTTAACTCAAGATGGGGATATAGGAGTTTTAGAAGCCCCGATGCTGATTTAATGATAGACTTTTCATCCCGAACATTAACCGTTTTTGAGTCAAAGTTTGTATGTTGTTTAGCATAAGCTTCAAAACGAGGATCCGAACGTAAGGCTAATAAAGCCTCTCCGAAAAAATCCATCTTTAGTCCGACTTGAGAGGCAATCATGGCTTGCTGAAATTTAGGAATCTTCCACCCCGGAATAATCCCACAAATGCGATCGAGTAAAGCTGTTTCTGAGAAGAATCGAGGTAAATTAGCCACTAAATGGTTAGGATTACGGGGTTGTAATTGTGAGGTTAACTCAATATTGGCTAACATTACTAGAGAACAATCACTGGTAATCGGTTGGTCGCTAAAGGATGATACATTGTAACTCCCATTGGCTAAATAGGTTTTGAGGGGGCCAATAAACTCATCTGGGTTATCGATGGTTAGACTTTGTACTTCATCTAGAACTAATACATCATGACGACCTAATGCACCAATTTCCTTGGTTCTCCCGTTAATAAATAATTGAGCGCGGGTTACTTTTCCCCCACTCAGAACAGCGACTTTGCTATTAATATTTTCAAACACAAAACTTTTGCCTGTGCCTTTGGGTGCTAATTCCATCACATGGTAATTTCTCTCAACTAAGGGAATTAATCGAGCTAACATCCAAGTTTTGGCTTCCGGGGTATAACTGGGATGTTCAGGATTGTATCCCATAGAACAGAACAGGAGGTCTTTCCATTCTTCAACGTTGGAAAATTGAGCGCGAAAATTGGCGTAAGCGTTGCGGTCTAAGAGGGAACATTGAAAGGGGTCAAAATCAAAGACTTCAATCTTATTATTTGACGGTATACTGAGGGTGATTTTCCCCCAAATACCTTGACGAAGCAACATTCTATTCTCGTTGATTAAGTCGGTGGAAATCATGCAAGAGTCAAACCCTAATGTAGGAATTCTGGCAAAAGGTTCAGTAATTTCTTCCCCTCCTTTGCCGAATTTAACCCGAACTTGCATCAAAGCAATTATGGTTTTTGTTTGACCCGTCTTCAGATCAAATTTAATTTCTTCCCGGTCATCCTTGCGAGGGAAGGCTTTTTGGACAAATCGATTTACTTTCTCATGTTCTTGTGGGGTTAGTTCTCCTTCGCCCGGAACAATTTTATCGAGTAGCCATTCTGCCACAAAGCTAGGCACTCCAATGGAGGTTAGTCCACTAGAAGGTAAGCGTCTTTTGTCGATGCTCAGTTCTCCAAAAATGTCGCGAATTTTTTGATTGTTGTAAGGTCTTTCAGGGCTAATATTGTTCATAGTTTTTGCTTTTTGTCAAGATTATTGTTCAAGCAACTCATCAATATCAAAGCCATCCACGAAAATTGAATGAGTTGTATGTTGGGGGGGAGGGGGAGGAACGGGTGGTTCTGTGGGTGGGGTAGGATGGGGT contains the following coding sequences:
- the brxL gene encoding BREX system Lon protease-like protein BrxL, which gives rise to MNNISPERPYNNQKIRDIFGELSIDKRRLPSSGLTSIGVPSFVAEWLLDKIVPGEGELTPQEHEKVNRFVQKAFPRKDDREEIKFDLKTGQTKTIIALMQVRVKFGKGGEEITEPFARIPTLGFDSCMISTDLINENRMLLRQGIWGKITLSIPSNNKIEVFDFDPFQCSLLDRNAYANFRAQFSNVEEWKDLLFCSMGYNPEHPSYTPEAKTWMLARLIPLVERNYHVMELAPKGTGKSFVFENINSKVAVLSGGKVTRAQLFINGRTKEIGALGRHDVLVLDEVQSLTIDNPDEFIGPLKTYLANGSYNVSSFSDQPITSDCSLVMLANIELTSQLQPRNPNHLVANLPRFFSETALLDRICGIIPGWKIPKFQQAMIASQVGLKMDFFGEALLALRSDPRFEAYAKQHTNFDSKTVNVRDEKSIIKSASGLLKLLYPHLELTPTEYQEHCLKPAVELRQYIRNSLYHLDDEFRRYGQKIICT